One genomic segment of Anticarsia gemmatalis isolate Benzon Research Colony breed Stoneville strain chromosome Z, ilAntGemm2 primary, whole genome shotgun sequence includes these proteins:
- the pico gene encoding ras-associated and pleckstrin homology domains-containing protein pico isoform X2: MALVEEAGAGAAADDPEALLNEWLGELTVLTAGLNTSNEASTALRPLEIVAPRIDTYRFSMANLEETQDADLDAILGELCALDSEYDEEISRVSSALSTSSKSRADGVSVGEVSQRQDKECSDGASSIARTDSPDNDSAFSDTVSMLSSESSASSSTSTKCKTLKLNLQQTQKDASFQQKADKIKLALERMREANIKKLFIKAFSMDGSSKSLLVDEKMTCGYVARLLADKNHVIMEPKWAIVEHLPDLHMERVYEDHEMLVDNLMLWTRESKNKILFAERTDKISLFQTPEKFLLTEDDRGWSSEHDEHSRQVIIEEFFGQSGGTISTMPSVSGHPVPPMEGPLYLKNDAKKGWKKIYCVLRPSGLYYSPKDKVKTLKELVCLATFDTNEVYIGLNWKKKYKSPTDYCFAIKHPRLQQPKSVKFIKFLCAEDQRTLERWVTAMRIAKHGRQLLENYRSLVEELTQEDLDHLAHARSCSITSIPTKTNGNAVVGISSPAQSTSSNVSVANSDVSSGRHSRASSSSSSGCLSDGGTASESAFDCEFPMGTIKRKPSMKPNIPLTWMTRQLKEMVEKGGECGVEDEGGGDSGTLTRRPRSSRTEDSTLKRHHTIDSSETLVYGTTTNTRLSAAGSPVRHDLPPSPTYGHYETIPRDSLYRNSADSGSALYGYTSIYDKVQRPQNTNIVEDLPPPPPPNEDIPDGMFSSTLSLDSLPPPPPPPLEPIEDLTGSQLSLPPPPPEHTLEANNAAGRVHDIVNQLTAQQIEQASRAGQSRVTVRSTEPSRTFPRQPSLDSVNSEASRTSSLHSDKSIYGQQNVAYGACLAELQTKKLSNGSPSIQKKLTNEPVKERTGSIKKVNFADDLPTCSDSKKTKKISFNLKEQPPSSPRKPPPPKRNESTRLTSPKKLADSNSNPPKEFLRDLQRVMRKKWQVAQKCKLEPATTPHEVLGFREYPLSEDYKETSVSMWVQEHYGGGVEDPFYENVFGREPQPRREEPKPIKKRPPPAPPRRSESTHLSTHPHPSTVQPTM, from the exons ATGGCGCTGGTAGAGGAAGCAGGCGCGGGCGCCGCTGCCGACGACCCCGAGGCCTTACTCAACGAGTGGCTCGGCGAACTGACTGTACTTACCGCg GGTCTGAACACTTCAAATGAAGCGTCAACGGCGTTAAGGCCGCTAGAGATAGTGGCTCCACGCATTGATACATACAGGTTCTCGATGGCAAACCTTGAGGAGACACAGGATGCTGATCTCGATGCTATACTGGGGGAGCTCTGTGCCCTCGACTCGGAGTACGATGAAGAAATATCAAGAGTCTCGTCCG CATTATCAACATCGTCAAAATCACGAGCAGACGGTGTAAGTGTAGGCGAGGTCTCTCAAAGACAAGATAAGGAGTGCAGCGATGGCGCTTCCAGTATCGCGCGCACTGATTCCCCGGACAATGACTCCGCCTTTAGCGATACT GTGTCAATGCTGTCTAGCGAATCTTCTGCTTCGAGCAGCACCAGTACGAAATGCAAAACGTTGAAGCTAAATCTACAGCAAACACAAAAG GACGCGAGTTTCCAACAAAaggctgataaaataaaattggctTTGGAACGTATGCGCGAGGCGAACATAAAGAAGCTATTCATCAAAGCTTTTTCCATGGATGGATCGTCAAAAAGCCTACTGGTTGACGAAAAAATGACCTGCGGATATGTCGCAAGACTTTTAGCAGACAAGAACCACGTCATTATGGAACCAAAGTGGGCTATAGTGGAACACTTACCTGATCTTCACATGG aacgCGTATATGAAGACCACGAAATGCTAGTCGATAATTTAATGCTGTGGACAAGagaatcaaaaaataaaattctgtttgCTGAACGGACTGACAAAATATCCCTGTTCCAAACACCAGAAAAGTTTCTTCTAACCGAAGATGACAGAG GTTGGTCTAGCGAGCACGACGAGCACTCGAGGCAGGTTATCATCGAGGAGTTCTTCGGTCAAAGTGGAGGCACTATCAGCACCATGCCCTCAGTGTCCGGTCATCCTGTGCCACCGATGGAGGGACCTCTTTATCTGAAAAATGATGCCAAAAAGGGATggaagaaaatatattgtgtCTTACGACCTTCCG GTCTCTACTACTCGCCGAAGGACAAGGTGAAAACGTTGAAAGAGCTAGTGTGTCTGGCAACGTTTGACACTAACGAAGTTTATATAGGGCTGAACTGGAAGAAGAAATACAAGTCTCCCACAGACTACTGCTTCGCCATCAAGCACCCGAGGCTGCAACAACCAAAGAGTGTTAAGTTTATTAAGTTCCTGTGCGCTGAAGACCAGCGAACTCTTGAAAGATGGGTCACTGCGATGCGCATTGCTAag CATGGGCGGCAGCTGCTAGAGAACTATCGGTCACTGGTGGAAGAGCTCACCCAGGAAGACTTGGATCACCTCGCTCATGCGCGATCATGTTCC ATTACATCTATTCCGACTAAGACCAACGGTAACGCTGTAGTGGGCATTAGCAGTCCTGCACAGTCCACGTCTAGCAACGTCAGCGTCGCCAACTCTGACGTCAGCAGCGGAAG ACACTCCCGCGCGTCGTCGTCCAGTTCGAGCGGATGCCTCTCCGATGGCGGCACCGCTTCCGAAAGCGCATTCGACTGCGAATTTCCTATGg gtaCAATTAAAAGGAAGCCTTCGATGAAACCGAACATTCCGTTAACGTGGATGACCAGGCAGCTGAAAGAGATGGTCGAGAAAGGAGGCGAGTGCGGAGTGGAGGATGAGGGGGGCGGGGACTCGGGCACACTCACGCGGAGACCACGCTCCTCCCGGACTGAAGACTCCACGCTAAAACGCCATCATACCATCG ACTCTTCCGAAACCTTGGTATACGGTACAACTACCAACACACGCCTAAGTGCCGCTGGAAGTCCCGTCCGTCACGATCTACCCCCGTCTCCCACCTACGGACACTACGAGACCATTCCCCGGGACAGCTTGTATCGCAACAGCGCCGACAGTGGCTCAGCATTGTACGGCTACACCAGCATCTATGACAAAGTTCAAAGGCCGCAGAACACGAACATCGTGGAAGATCTTCCGCCGCCTCCGCCACCTAATGAAGATATACCGGACGGTATGTTCAGCTCCACTCTCAGTCTCGACTCACTACCaccgccgccgcccccgccgcTTGAGCCTATTGAAGATCTCACCGGCTCACAACTTAGCTTACCTCCACCACCACCGGAACATACGTTAGAAGCCAACAACGCCGCTGGCCGAGTCCATGATATTGTCAACCAACTTACAGCTCAGCAAATTGAGCAAGCTTCACGTGCCGGTCAATCGCGAGTGACCGTCCGAAGTACTGAACCCAGTCGCACTTTTCCGAGGCAGCCTTCACTCGATAGTGTCAACTCTGAAGCATCTCGAACGTCGTCACTGCATTCAGATAAAAGTATCTATGGCCAACAAAATGTAGCCTACGGCGCATGTCTTGCTGAACTCCAGACAAAGAAACTGAGCAACGGAAGTCCCTCTATTCAGAAGAAGTTAACCAATGAACCCGTTAAAGAGCGCACTGGATCCATTAAGAAGGTTAACTTTGCTGACGATCTTCCAACATGTTCCGATAGTAAGAAAACTAAGAAAATATCTTTCAATTTGAAAGAGCAACCTCCATCGTCGCCTCGTAAGCCTCCGCCACCTAAACGCAACGAGAGCACGCGTTTAACGTCACCAAAGAAATTAGCCGATTCTAACAGCAATCCCCCAAAAGAGTTTCTAAGGGACTTGCAAAGAGTGATGAGGAAGAAATGGCAGGTCGCTCAGAAATGTAAATTGGAACCCGCGACCACACCACATGAAGTTCTAGGATTTCGAGAATATCCTTTATCAGAAGACTACAAAGAGACGAGTGTATCGATGTGGGTGCAGGAGCACTACGGAGGGGGAGTAGAAGACCCGTTCTATGAGAACGTATTTGGTCGCGAGCCGCAGCCTCGTCGCGAAGAGCCAAAGCCTATAAAGAAGCGGCctccgcccgcgccgccgcgccgcagcGAGTCCACGCACCTCTCCACACATCCACACCCGTCAACAGTACAGCCTACTATGTGA
- the pico gene encoding ras-associated and pleckstrin homology domains-containing protein pico isoform X3 produces MALVEEAGAGAAADDPEALLNEWLGELTGLNTSNEASTALRPLEIVAPRIDTYRFSMANLEETQDADLDAILGELCALDSEYDEEISRVSSALSTSSKSRADGVSVGEVSQRQDKECSDGASSIARTDSPDNDSAFSDTVSMLSSESSASSSTSTKCKTLKLNLQQTQKDASFQQKADKIKLALERMREANIKKLFIKAFSMDGSSKSLLVDEKMTCGYVARLLADKNHVIMEPKWAIVEHLPDLHMERVYEDHEMLVDNLMLWTRESKNKILFAERTDKISLFQTPEKFLLTEDDRGWSSEHDEHSRQVIIEEFFGQSGGTISTMPSVSGHPVPPMEGPLYLKNDAKKGWKKIYCVLRPSGLYYSPKDKVKTLKELVCLATFDTNEVYIGLNWKKKYKSPTDYCFAIKHPRLQQPKSVKFIKFLCAEDQRTLERWVTAMRIAKHGRQLLENYRSLVEELTQEDLDHLAHARSCSITSIPTKTNGNAVVGISSPAQSTSSNVSVANSDVSSGRHSRASSSSSSGCLSDGGTASESAFDCEFPMGTIKRKPSMKPNIPLTWMTRQLKEMVEKGGECGVEDEGGGDSGTLTRRPRSSRTEDSTLKRHHTIDSSETLVYGTTTNTRLSAAGSPVRHDLPPSPTYGHYETIPRDSLYRNSADSGSALYGYTSIYDKVQRPQNTNIVEDLPPPPPPNEDIPDGMFSSTLSLDSLPPPPPPPLEPIEDLTGSQLSLPPPPPEHTLEANNAAGRVHDIVNQLTAQQIEQASRAGQSRVTVRSTEPSRTFPRQPSLDSVNSEASRTSSLHSDKSIYGQQNVAYGACLAELQTKKLSNGSPSIQKKLTNEPVKERTGSIKKVNFADDLPTCSDSKKTKKISFNLKEQPPSSPRKPPPPKRNESTRLTSPKKLADSNSNPPKEFLRDLQRVMRKKWQVAQKCKLEPATTPHEVLGFREYPLSEDYKETSVSMWVQEHYGGGVEDPFYENVFGREPQPRREEPKPIKKRPPPAPPRRSESTHLSTHPHPSTVQPTM; encoded by the exons ATGGCGCTGGTAGAGGAAGCAGGCGCGGGCGCCGCTGCCGACGACCCCGAGGCCTTACTCAACGAGTGGCTCGGCGAACTGACT GGTCTGAACACTTCAAATGAAGCGTCAACGGCGTTAAGGCCGCTAGAGATAGTGGCTCCACGCATTGATACATACAGGTTCTCGATGGCAAACCTTGAGGAGACACAGGATGCTGATCTCGATGCTATACTGGGGGAGCTCTGTGCCCTCGACTCGGAGTACGATGAAGAAATATCAAGAGTCTCGTCCG CATTATCAACATCGTCAAAATCACGAGCAGACGGTGTAAGTGTAGGCGAGGTCTCTCAAAGACAAGATAAGGAGTGCAGCGATGGCGCTTCCAGTATCGCGCGCACTGATTCCCCGGACAATGACTCCGCCTTTAGCGATACT GTGTCAATGCTGTCTAGCGAATCTTCTGCTTCGAGCAGCACCAGTACGAAATGCAAAACGTTGAAGCTAAATCTACAGCAAACACAAAAG GACGCGAGTTTCCAACAAAaggctgataaaataaaattggctTTGGAACGTATGCGCGAGGCGAACATAAAGAAGCTATTCATCAAAGCTTTTTCCATGGATGGATCGTCAAAAAGCCTACTGGTTGACGAAAAAATGACCTGCGGATATGTCGCAAGACTTTTAGCAGACAAGAACCACGTCATTATGGAACCAAAGTGGGCTATAGTGGAACACTTACCTGATCTTCACATGG aacgCGTATATGAAGACCACGAAATGCTAGTCGATAATTTAATGCTGTGGACAAGagaatcaaaaaataaaattctgtttgCTGAACGGACTGACAAAATATCCCTGTTCCAAACACCAGAAAAGTTTCTTCTAACCGAAGATGACAGAG GTTGGTCTAGCGAGCACGACGAGCACTCGAGGCAGGTTATCATCGAGGAGTTCTTCGGTCAAAGTGGAGGCACTATCAGCACCATGCCCTCAGTGTCCGGTCATCCTGTGCCACCGATGGAGGGACCTCTTTATCTGAAAAATGATGCCAAAAAGGGATggaagaaaatatattgtgtCTTACGACCTTCCG GTCTCTACTACTCGCCGAAGGACAAGGTGAAAACGTTGAAAGAGCTAGTGTGTCTGGCAACGTTTGACACTAACGAAGTTTATATAGGGCTGAACTGGAAGAAGAAATACAAGTCTCCCACAGACTACTGCTTCGCCATCAAGCACCCGAGGCTGCAACAACCAAAGAGTGTTAAGTTTATTAAGTTCCTGTGCGCTGAAGACCAGCGAACTCTTGAAAGATGGGTCACTGCGATGCGCATTGCTAag CATGGGCGGCAGCTGCTAGAGAACTATCGGTCACTGGTGGAAGAGCTCACCCAGGAAGACTTGGATCACCTCGCTCATGCGCGATCATGTTCC ATTACATCTATTCCGACTAAGACCAACGGTAACGCTGTAGTGGGCATTAGCAGTCCTGCACAGTCCACGTCTAGCAACGTCAGCGTCGCCAACTCTGACGTCAGCAGCGGAAG ACACTCCCGCGCGTCGTCGTCCAGTTCGAGCGGATGCCTCTCCGATGGCGGCACCGCTTCCGAAAGCGCATTCGACTGCGAATTTCCTATGg gtaCAATTAAAAGGAAGCCTTCGATGAAACCGAACATTCCGTTAACGTGGATGACCAGGCAGCTGAAAGAGATGGTCGAGAAAGGAGGCGAGTGCGGAGTGGAGGATGAGGGGGGCGGGGACTCGGGCACACTCACGCGGAGACCACGCTCCTCCCGGACTGAAGACTCCACGCTAAAACGCCATCATACCATCG ACTCTTCCGAAACCTTGGTATACGGTACAACTACCAACACACGCCTAAGTGCCGCTGGAAGTCCCGTCCGTCACGATCTACCCCCGTCTCCCACCTACGGACACTACGAGACCATTCCCCGGGACAGCTTGTATCGCAACAGCGCCGACAGTGGCTCAGCATTGTACGGCTACACCAGCATCTATGACAAAGTTCAAAGGCCGCAGAACACGAACATCGTGGAAGATCTTCCGCCGCCTCCGCCACCTAATGAAGATATACCGGACGGTATGTTCAGCTCCACTCTCAGTCTCGACTCACTACCaccgccgccgcccccgccgcTTGAGCCTATTGAAGATCTCACCGGCTCACAACTTAGCTTACCTCCACCACCACCGGAACATACGTTAGAAGCCAACAACGCCGCTGGCCGAGTCCATGATATTGTCAACCAACTTACAGCTCAGCAAATTGAGCAAGCTTCACGTGCCGGTCAATCGCGAGTGACCGTCCGAAGTACTGAACCCAGTCGCACTTTTCCGAGGCAGCCTTCACTCGATAGTGTCAACTCTGAAGCATCTCGAACGTCGTCACTGCATTCAGATAAAAGTATCTATGGCCAACAAAATGTAGCCTACGGCGCATGTCTTGCTGAACTCCAGACAAAGAAACTGAGCAACGGAAGTCCCTCTATTCAGAAGAAGTTAACCAATGAACCCGTTAAAGAGCGCACTGGATCCATTAAGAAGGTTAACTTTGCTGACGATCTTCCAACATGTTCCGATAGTAAGAAAACTAAGAAAATATCTTTCAATTTGAAAGAGCAACCTCCATCGTCGCCTCGTAAGCCTCCGCCACCTAAACGCAACGAGAGCACGCGTTTAACGTCACCAAAGAAATTAGCCGATTCTAACAGCAATCCCCCAAAAGAGTTTCTAAGGGACTTGCAAAGAGTGATGAGGAAGAAATGGCAGGTCGCTCAGAAATGTAAATTGGAACCCGCGACCACACCACATGAAGTTCTAGGATTTCGAGAATATCCTTTATCAGAAGACTACAAAGAGACGAGTGTATCGATGTGGGTGCAGGAGCACTACGGAGGGGGAGTAGAAGACCCGTTCTATGAGAACGTATTTGGTCGCGAGCCGCAGCCTCGTCGCGAAGAGCCAAAGCCTATAAAGAAGCGGCctccgcccgcgccgccgcgccgcagcGAGTCCACGCACCTCTCCACACATCCACACCCGTCAACAGTACAGCCTACTATGTGA
- the pico gene encoding ras-associated and pleckstrin homology domains-containing protein pico isoform X1 codes for MMDVQLNESSKWQRGGFLSTLNRSFRLASGKTRSVNNSPTENKNMEQSFEVSSGLNTSNEASTALRPLEIVAPRIDTYRFSMANLEETQDADLDAILGELCALDSEYDEEISRVSSALSTSSKSRADGVSVGEVSQRQDKECSDGASSIARTDSPDNDSAFSDTVSMLSSESSASSSTSTKCKTLKLNLQQTQKDASFQQKADKIKLALERMREANIKKLFIKAFSMDGSSKSLLVDEKMTCGYVARLLADKNHVIMEPKWAIVEHLPDLHMERVYEDHEMLVDNLMLWTRESKNKILFAERTDKISLFQTPEKFLLTEDDRGWSSEHDEHSRQVIIEEFFGQSGGTISTMPSVSGHPVPPMEGPLYLKNDAKKGWKKIYCVLRPSGLYYSPKDKVKTLKELVCLATFDTNEVYIGLNWKKKYKSPTDYCFAIKHPRLQQPKSVKFIKFLCAEDQRTLERWVTAMRIAKHGRQLLENYRSLVEELTQEDLDHLAHARSCSITSIPTKTNGNAVVGISSPAQSTSSNVSVANSDVSSGRHSRASSSSSSGCLSDGGTASESAFDCEFPMGTIKRKPSMKPNIPLTWMTRQLKEMVEKGGECGVEDEGGGDSGTLTRRPRSSRTEDSTLKRHHTIDSSETLVYGTTTNTRLSAAGSPVRHDLPPSPTYGHYETIPRDSLYRNSADSGSALYGYTSIYDKVQRPQNTNIVEDLPPPPPPNEDIPDGMFSSTLSLDSLPPPPPPPLEPIEDLTGSQLSLPPPPPEHTLEANNAAGRVHDIVNQLTAQQIEQASRAGQSRVTVRSTEPSRTFPRQPSLDSVNSEASRTSSLHSDKSIYGQQNVAYGACLAELQTKKLSNGSPSIQKKLTNEPVKERTGSIKKVNFADDLPTCSDSKKTKKISFNLKEQPPSSPRKPPPPKRNESTRLTSPKKLADSNSNPPKEFLRDLQRVMRKKWQVAQKCKLEPATTPHEVLGFREYPLSEDYKETSVSMWVQEHYGGGVEDPFYENVFGREPQPRREEPKPIKKRPPPAPPRRSESTHLSTHPHPSTVQPTM; via the exons ATGATGGATGTGCAACTAAACGAATCGAGTAAGTGGCAGCGCGGAGGGTTTCTGTCAACTCTTAACAGAAGTTTTCGACTAGCGAGCGGGAAAACAAGAAGTGTAAATAACTCGCccacagaaaataaaaacatggaaCAAAGTTTCGAAGTGTCATCG GGTCTGAACACTTCAAATGAAGCGTCAACGGCGTTAAGGCCGCTAGAGATAGTGGCTCCACGCATTGATACATACAGGTTCTCGATGGCAAACCTTGAGGAGACACAGGATGCTGATCTCGATGCTATACTGGGGGAGCTCTGTGCCCTCGACTCGGAGTACGATGAAGAAATATCAAGAGTCTCGTCCG CATTATCAACATCGTCAAAATCACGAGCAGACGGTGTAAGTGTAGGCGAGGTCTCTCAAAGACAAGATAAGGAGTGCAGCGATGGCGCTTCCAGTATCGCGCGCACTGATTCCCCGGACAATGACTCCGCCTTTAGCGATACT GTGTCAATGCTGTCTAGCGAATCTTCTGCTTCGAGCAGCACCAGTACGAAATGCAAAACGTTGAAGCTAAATCTACAGCAAACACAAAAG GACGCGAGTTTCCAACAAAaggctgataaaataaaattggctTTGGAACGTATGCGCGAGGCGAACATAAAGAAGCTATTCATCAAAGCTTTTTCCATGGATGGATCGTCAAAAAGCCTACTGGTTGACGAAAAAATGACCTGCGGATATGTCGCAAGACTTTTAGCAGACAAGAACCACGTCATTATGGAACCAAAGTGGGCTATAGTGGAACACTTACCTGATCTTCACATGG aacgCGTATATGAAGACCACGAAATGCTAGTCGATAATTTAATGCTGTGGACAAGagaatcaaaaaataaaattctgtttgCTGAACGGACTGACAAAATATCCCTGTTCCAAACACCAGAAAAGTTTCTTCTAACCGAAGATGACAGAG GTTGGTCTAGCGAGCACGACGAGCACTCGAGGCAGGTTATCATCGAGGAGTTCTTCGGTCAAAGTGGAGGCACTATCAGCACCATGCCCTCAGTGTCCGGTCATCCTGTGCCACCGATGGAGGGACCTCTTTATCTGAAAAATGATGCCAAAAAGGGATggaagaaaatatattgtgtCTTACGACCTTCCG GTCTCTACTACTCGCCGAAGGACAAGGTGAAAACGTTGAAAGAGCTAGTGTGTCTGGCAACGTTTGACACTAACGAAGTTTATATAGGGCTGAACTGGAAGAAGAAATACAAGTCTCCCACAGACTACTGCTTCGCCATCAAGCACCCGAGGCTGCAACAACCAAAGAGTGTTAAGTTTATTAAGTTCCTGTGCGCTGAAGACCAGCGAACTCTTGAAAGATGGGTCACTGCGATGCGCATTGCTAag CATGGGCGGCAGCTGCTAGAGAACTATCGGTCACTGGTGGAAGAGCTCACCCAGGAAGACTTGGATCACCTCGCTCATGCGCGATCATGTTCC ATTACATCTATTCCGACTAAGACCAACGGTAACGCTGTAGTGGGCATTAGCAGTCCTGCACAGTCCACGTCTAGCAACGTCAGCGTCGCCAACTCTGACGTCAGCAGCGGAAG ACACTCCCGCGCGTCGTCGTCCAGTTCGAGCGGATGCCTCTCCGATGGCGGCACCGCTTCCGAAAGCGCATTCGACTGCGAATTTCCTATGg gtaCAATTAAAAGGAAGCCTTCGATGAAACCGAACATTCCGTTAACGTGGATGACCAGGCAGCTGAAAGAGATGGTCGAGAAAGGAGGCGAGTGCGGAGTGGAGGATGAGGGGGGCGGGGACTCGGGCACACTCACGCGGAGACCACGCTCCTCCCGGACTGAAGACTCCACGCTAAAACGCCATCATACCATCG ACTCTTCCGAAACCTTGGTATACGGTACAACTACCAACACACGCCTAAGTGCCGCTGGAAGTCCCGTCCGTCACGATCTACCCCCGTCTCCCACCTACGGACACTACGAGACCATTCCCCGGGACAGCTTGTATCGCAACAGCGCCGACAGTGGCTCAGCATTGTACGGCTACACCAGCATCTATGACAAAGTTCAAAGGCCGCAGAACACGAACATCGTGGAAGATCTTCCGCCGCCTCCGCCACCTAATGAAGATATACCGGACGGTATGTTCAGCTCCACTCTCAGTCTCGACTCACTACCaccgccgccgcccccgccgcTTGAGCCTATTGAAGATCTCACCGGCTCACAACTTAGCTTACCTCCACCACCACCGGAACATACGTTAGAAGCCAACAACGCCGCTGGCCGAGTCCATGATATTGTCAACCAACTTACAGCTCAGCAAATTGAGCAAGCTTCACGTGCCGGTCAATCGCGAGTGACCGTCCGAAGTACTGAACCCAGTCGCACTTTTCCGAGGCAGCCTTCACTCGATAGTGTCAACTCTGAAGCATCTCGAACGTCGTCACTGCATTCAGATAAAAGTATCTATGGCCAACAAAATGTAGCCTACGGCGCATGTCTTGCTGAACTCCAGACAAAGAAACTGAGCAACGGAAGTCCCTCTATTCAGAAGAAGTTAACCAATGAACCCGTTAAAGAGCGCACTGGATCCATTAAGAAGGTTAACTTTGCTGACGATCTTCCAACATGTTCCGATAGTAAGAAAACTAAGAAAATATCTTTCAATTTGAAAGAGCAACCTCCATCGTCGCCTCGTAAGCCTCCGCCACCTAAACGCAACGAGAGCACGCGTTTAACGTCACCAAAGAAATTAGCCGATTCTAACAGCAATCCCCCAAAAGAGTTTCTAAGGGACTTGCAAAGAGTGATGAGGAAGAAATGGCAGGTCGCTCAGAAATGTAAATTGGAACCCGCGACCACACCACATGAAGTTCTAGGATTTCGAGAATATCCTTTATCAGAAGACTACAAAGAGACGAGTGTATCGATGTGGGTGCAGGAGCACTACGGAGGGGGAGTAGAAGACCCGTTCTATGAGAACGTATTTGGTCGCGAGCCGCAGCCTCGTCGCGAAGAGCCAAAGCCTATAAAGAAGCGGCctccgcccgcgccgccgcgccgcagcGAGTCCACGCACCTCTCCACACATCCACACCCGTCAACAGTACAGCCTACTATGTGA
- the LOC142986280 gene encoding uncharacterized protein LOC142986280 yields the protein MNDKDDNCKCIKIIGELEYVKWMSDRLIYRPSPGNLALGDWVQNPFIWMHYTESTDGRLAKDDVLMSTDTRYWDIHDVQRYFLAEEHCEQVLFVYQYPNMRLPTRLGDYLWRANVAMKKPTNLYMKTLNRDLEITLKKIKAHESQMDRLIISDQLVKLDRLDCFRRKSFMELLLNTISFQNHLQLVSFENMCCKRLEGVRLIQQLACFNAHTLKYLFLWDFVLPNENPILINYSYITGSGQYLPRPDTRQCFLRSLGELTNLRVLALEYSHIADGSGLALMSLLPVLKRPHFRLQLMCRETYIPGKTNAALGTGGHLIPDQAWRKVIIACPDLYLLMAFFRIRDYDNIRRFLTPSMALREVHLQFGIDLKMRQRQDSDISCFVRHMAFHYADTLVTLSIHQWRFAVFPLRRILELMPHLVRLFYVGQVEDEVDLRRFLDIIASGVCDRLKQVKIQIQDNKSTRAYWQSIIDVMTEEYLDIMKLYEINLCLTIYKH from the exons ATGAACGATAAAG ATGACAActgcaaatgtataaaaatcatCGGCGAGTTGGAGTACGTAAAATGGATGAGCGATCGTCTTATCTACCGACCCAGCCCGGGGAACCTGGCCCTGGGCGACTGGGTACAGAACCCCTTCATCTGGATGCATTACACTGAAAGCACAGACGGTAGACTGGCGAAGGATGACGTTCTCAT gAGCACTGACACGCGATACTGGGACATCCACGATGTGCAACGCTACTTCCTCGCAGAGGAGCATTGTGAACAAGTGCTGTTTGTGTACCAGTATCCCAATATGCGGTTGCCCACACGCCTCGGCGACTACCTGTGGAGAGCAAACGTGGCTATGAAGAAACCGACTAATCTCTATATGAAAACTCTTAACCGGGACCTGGAAATCACTTTAAAG AAAATTAAGGCACACGAATCTCAAATGGATCGCCTTATAATTAGTGATCAATTGGTCAAGTTGGATCGCCTGGATTGCTTCAGAAGAAAATCATTTATGGAGCTCTTACTTAATACTATAAG TTTTCAGAATCACCTGCAGTTAGTGTCGTTTGAGAACATGTGCTGTAAGAGACTAGAGGGTGTCCGGCTTATCCAACAACTTGCATGTTTTAACGCGCACACTCTCAAATACTTGTTTCTCTGGGACTTCGTACTGCCCAACGAGAACCCTATACTTATAAACTATAGTTACATTACCG GTAGCGGTCAATACTTGCCGAGACCAGACACCAGGCAATGTTTTCTTCGGAGTCTTGGAGAACTAACGAATTTGCGAGTTCTTGCTCTTGAGTACTCCCATATAGCCGACGGATCTGGCTTAGCACTAATGTCGCTGTTACCGGTACTTAAAAGACCTCACTTTAGATTACAG TTAATGTGTCGTGAGACTTATATCCCCGGCAAAACGAATGCAGCTCTCGGAACAGGCGGCCACCTTATACCAGACCAAGCGTGGAGAAAAGTCATCATTGCTTGTCCCGATCTCTACTTACTAATGGCATTCT TCAGAATTCGTGACTACGACAATATAAGACGGTTCTTGACACCAAGCATGGCTCTACGTGAAGTACACTTGCAATTCGGAATCGATCTAAAGATGAGACAACGACAGGACTCTGATATAAGTTGCTTTGTCAGGCACATGGCGTTTCATTACGCTGATACCTTAG TAACGCTAAGCATTCATCAGTGGCGGTTTGCCGTATTTCCTTTACGTCGCATACTTGAATTGATGCCACATTTAGTACGTTTATTCTACGTTGGTCAAGTTGAAGACGAGGTTGATTTACGAAGATTTTTGGACATTATTGCTAGTGGAGTTTGCGATA GATTAAAGCAAgtgaaaatacaaatacaagaCAATAAAAGCACAAGAGCGTACTGGCAAAGTATCATAGATGTCATGACCGAagaatatttagatattatgaaattgtatgaaattaatcTTTGCCTAACCATTTACAAACACTGA